One window of Sardina pilchardus chromosome 2, fSarPil1.1, whole genome shotgun sequence genomic DNA carries:
- the LOC134073301 gene encoding aquaporin-4-like has protein sequence MCGSLSSSSAPQAVSSASVHQRDLPQSCPGCPPFCTVDRIMTAFKGIWTKDFWRAVSAEFLATLIFVLLSVGSTINWAAGKDSQPPADLVLISLCFGLSIATMVQCFGHISGGHINPAVTAAMVATRKLSLAKAVFYVAAQCLGATAGAGILYLVTPSAVRGSLGVTSVNSDLSAGHALVVELFITFELVFTVFATCDPKRNDLKGSAGLAIGLAVCIGHLFAIPYTGASMNPARSFGPVLVTWNWENHWVYWVGPLLGAILAAALYEYLFCPDPAMKKRLSELFVKDPSGKYKEVECPRALQYNGEPDDLVIKPGSFLSTVDKREKEEALRESPGEVLSSV, from the exons ATGTGTGGATCGCTGTCTTCGTCTAGCGCGCCCCAGGCTGTGTCCTCAGCTTCTGTACATCAACGGGACCTGCCACAGAGTTGTCC TGGTTGCCCACCTTTCTGCACAGTTGACAGAATCATGACGGCCTTCAAAGGGATCTGGACCAAAGACTTCTGGCGGGCGGTGTCCGCAGAGTTCTTGGCCACCCTGATTTTCGTGCTCCTCAGCGTCGGCTCGACCATCAACTGGGCTGCGGGGAAGGACAGCCAGCCTCCGGCTGACCTGGTGCTGATCTCGCTCTGCTTCGGCCTCAGCATCGCCACGATGGTCCAGTGCTTCGGCCACATCAGCGGGGGCCACATCAACCCCGCCGTCACGGCAGCCATGGTGGCCACCAGGAAACTGAGCCTGGCCAAGGCCGTGTTCTATGTGGCGGCGCAGTGCCTGGGAGCTACGGCGGGGGCAGGGATCCTCTACCTGGTCACTCCCAGTGCTGTGAGAGGAAGCCTAGGAGTAACCTCG GTTAACTCCGACCTATCGGCAGGACATGCTCTTGTTGTGGAACTCTTCATCACTTTTGAGCTGGTCTTCACTGTCTTTGCCACATGTGACCCGAAACGGAACGACTTGAAAGGTTCAGCTGGCCTAGCCATTGGACTTGCTGTGTGCATTGGTCATCTTTTTGCA ATCCCCTACACTGGTGCCAGCATGAACCCCGCGCGCTCGTTTGGGCCTGTGCTCGTTACCTGGAACTGGGAAAATCACTGG GTGTACTGGGTGGGTCCACTCCTTGGTGCCATTCTGGCGGCGGCGCTGTACGAGTATCTGTTCTGCCCAGACCCTGCAATGAAGAAGCGTCTCAGCGAGCTGTTCGTCAAAGACCCCTCTGGGAAATACAAGGAAGTGGAGTGTCCCCGCGCACTGCAGTACAACGGAGAGCCCGACGACCTGGTCATCAAACCCGGCTCGTTCCTCAGCACCGTGgacaagagggagaaggaggaggcgtTGCGGGAGTCCCCCGGGGAGGTGCTGTCCTCCGTATGA